The following are from one region of the Silene latifolia isolate original U9 population chromosome 9, ASM4854445v1, whole genome shotgun sequence genome:
- the LOC141601248 gene encoding uncharacterized protein LOC141601248: MSSKGYSIKEGYAWLTPTHPSLKWTNIVWNSWNIPKHSLTTWLRMNEGMNVKSKLFRFGCCTDDWCILCHGQPETVEHLFTNCVYAVKVQTCLLHWFGGSFPTIDRLSAANRNTMQWKFKVAMFNAYYYAIWFQRNNARINAWLVRPEVTVARIEDDIKRRIKMKCKAIVDQSELLWLQNMILALLLRLFGRSGMGLSRGPAWWNEEWAMDLSSTPCGVVFGVFG; the protein is encoded by the exons ATGAGCTCTAAAGGTTACTCTATTAAGGAGGGGTATGCTTGGCTTACTCCTACTCACCCCTCTCTGAAATGGACTAATATAGTGTGGAATAGTTGGAATATCCCAAAACACTCATTGACTACCTGGCTGAGAATGAATGAAGGCATGAATGTGAAGAGTAAATTGTTTAGGTTTGGCTGTTGCACAGATGACTGGTGTATACTGTGCCACGGACAACCAGAAACAGTGGAGCATCTGTTTACGAACTGTGTGTATGCTGTCAAAGTTCAGACCTGTTTGTTGCATTGGTTTGGAGGTAGCTTCCCAACAATAGACAGACTAAGTGCTGCTAACAGGAATACTATGCAATGGAAATTTAAGGTGGCCATGTTCAATGCTTACTACTATGCTATTTGGTTCCAAAGAAACAATGCCAGGATCAATGCCTGGCTAGTGAGACCTGAAGTTACTGTTGCTCGAATAGAGGATGACATTAAGAGAAGGATTAAAATGAAATGTAAGGCTATAGTAGATCAATCTGAGCTACTTTGGCTGCAAAATATGAT ATTGGCATTGCTATTGAGATTGTTTGGTCGGTCAGGCATGGGGCTGAGTCGTGGTCCT GCATGGTGGAATGAGGAGTGGGCCATGGACCTGAGCAGTACACCGTGTGGTGTCGTGTTTGGCGTGTTTGGCTGA